The genomic window GATTTAAGCTATGAATCAATATGTAAGGTGATGCACAACTGACCGCCACATATTTATCAGAATTAGACCACTTTTTTATGCTGCGAGACAGAGCGGAGGATCACGCAACAGCTCAGGCTGTTTTCTAGGCTGCTTGTTGCTCTACTTCTCGAGTAATCAGTGTCTGTTCAACAGACTCTGCCTCTGGCTATCACAGCTCTACTGCAGATGTGATCCCACTCATTATCACGCCAAACTCTCAACtcataaaaacactttacagCTGCAAGATCAGGAGCCACGCTGAAACAGAATACTTAATGTTGACTTAACACTTATTACTAAGCATTTTCCTCTACTGCTAACTAACTATATCCCCGCTATATTCTAGCTGAAAGCTATTTTTTCCAAAACAAACATGGTCTGCGTTTACAGTAGTCATCTGACCTACCAAACTTTCATTGTTATGCTTGCCAGTAAGCATAAACACTAAGTTTTGCTGACACGAATAAGCTCtgcataaaaatacaaaacataatgTTTCTCTATGGCAAATTAGTGAAATAAACTGCAGCCAATGATCATTTGTCAATATTAAATGCAACTCAAAAATTGATCCTCATACATCCAGAGAAATGTCTTTATCCAAAACTACAAATCTGAATGATAAGACATAACGCAACTCTCAAATTGAATGCCCATGGGTTATTTGCCATGCAAAAATAACAAGTACAGTTCTTTATGCAAAATAGTTGAGCACAACCTGTGATATTAACTCtctccactgaaaaaaaaaaaccttagaGGAATATTTACAGTCCATGACAAGCCTCAGTGGATTATTCCCAGAGTTGAAATCTGCATCTTCATCtaaacaatacaacacaacGCTGATTTACTGAGGCTCCGGTGGTCCAATGTAGCAACAACTAATCTCAGCAGCATCAGGTTGTTGTTATTACTCCGCTGGCTTCTGCATGACAAATGGTAGGGCTTTGTCATCTCTTGTTCAGCATCCTCTATGACTGTGCATCATCCTCTATTAAAGGCTGAAAGCCCTTAGTCATCCTCACAAGGAGAAGGAGGGGTGCTGGACATTTCTTGCAAATGAGAACTTCAGCTCTGGCATATGCAATCTTGTCATTCCTCAAACAGCTCTGCCTCCGACCCCCGctaacccccccccaccccccctggATTTAAGGTTGGCTACGGGGACCTGAATAGGTGGTATTTCAGCATGCTAACGGCGCTGAAGAAAAAGAGCTGGTTGGCTGGGGGCCAAATCCCCATGGTTACCCTGGAGCAGCAACTGCCTCTTACCTGTGTTGGTCTATCTGGGAATAAGGTACCtctactctgtgtgtgtgtgtgtgtgtgtgtgtgtgtgtgtgtgtgtgtgtgtgtgtgtgtgtgtgtgtgtgtgtgtgtgtgtgtgtgtgtgtgtgtgtgtgtgtgtgtgtgttgggggtggggggggggccttAAGGAGACACAGAATACATTATAAATTAGGGTGGCATCATTACAGAGTCTTGCACACCTCTAAATCACCTTCCTAATATCAGAGCACATGGCAGTGAGCGTGTCACTGTGACATTAAGAGGGTACAGAatagaaaggggggggggggggggcaagccGCAAGAGTACCCCTGAGCAACACACTGAATCTTCACACAGGTTAGCTGTCTGAACTTGTAATCTTCCTCTCTTCAGTTGCATAATCCTGCTGTAAATGCTGTGAGAACAATGCGGTTAATACAAAGTCTTGCACCAGCCTTAATGGTAACAGGTTGCTGAACACATTAGCATCGTATAAAAAGGGCATCAGAGCAACTTAACACTGAGATGTGTTTAAGTAGGGCTGTAACAGGGCAGTAACCTGATTGAACATATAATCTGAACACAGAAAGTTATCTGATGGGCTGTATACCCTGAAAAGACTGTGATATCTTTTCAGGTCTACTTGATGAATCTGCTGAGCACTTTCATTGGCTTTCACATGCACAACTACCAAACAAAAGACCAAAGCCCCCCTGCTGAACTCAATTAccaatctttttattttgctaatgaagtccaccccccaccccccttttcAATGCATACAAGTCCCACCAAGCCTGTAAGTAATATCACAATAATACACTTTTTATGGGGATATGGTGTTTTGTGCTTTAAGTGTATCTCTTTGCCTTGCAATAAAGCCCACCTGGAAATCATGTATTaccaactttaaaaaaaaaaaaaaaaaaattaacacacCATATCACTAGCTATGACTCATACACAAGTAGTGATGAACTAGTATGGTCCCAATTAGTCCCTTTCAGTTCTCCCGGTGGCTCCAACAACATTTCCAAGCAGAACatgcccccctcctctctctctctctcccttacCTTTTACTTGACTCTCGTAATCCGCGATGATTTCTTTATCCTTTTTGAACCTCGGCGTGGACATTTTTCTGGCTGTTAGTGTCCGGAGCTTGTTGTAAAACTTCTTcttccaaaaaaagaaactgtttgTCAACAAGCGGGATCCTACAGCAGCGGATGCATCCCGCAGACgaaaagaggggaaaaattTAAGAAGCGCGagataattttaaaaaatgaaactgtgaaCAGATTTAACTTTGCAACAAGCTCGACTTGGAGCAAGGAGAAAACGTTTAGTCCTTCATTGTTCCTCTTCCTTCGGGATAAgcggtgtgtgtatgtacagcaGGGCCAATGCGCAATCCTGCTCCGACCAATGGATCCACTCAACTAGTAGAGAGCAGTCGGAGCGGCGCAacagcactgctgctgctgctgctgccacgggaggagaagaagaaaaaaaacacaatcacgCAAGTTTCAGAGCTCTCCGCGCTATCCACAGCTCTGGAAAGTAGTGCCAACAACCCAGTCGGAGTGCATTAAATTCGACTTGAATGTGTgcgcttttctttttttttttggtagggGTTTCCAGTTTGGATccgcgctcacacacactcacacacacacactcacgcactcatacacacacatacatgcactaTCCCCCCCCTCTTTGCTCGCTCGCTTGCTCTCCCTCGACGGGTTTTCTTCCCCCTCAAACTCCCAGCAGGCTCAGAGGCAGACAGGGCAGGCCGACGGCAGCGCACAGCAGCTGGAGCCAggcagggagaggagaggaaggagagggagggatctgcacagacagacacacacacacacacacacagctagtGGACACCAGTGGATTGACAGTCTGCTCCTAAATCTGCAGGGTGTTTTATACATTTGTGACATTAAACTCATCATTTGTGACTTATATGGTTTATCCACAAAACAACTCCAATTACCTcgttaaataaatcagaaaacTGAAATCATTGCAAAAGTGTAAAGTGCATGAGACTAGATTTAAGTTTCCTACTTTACTGAAAAGTCAATTCTCAACACTTGTGCACTAGGGGCTCCAGGTTCCACATCACTATGTGCCTGAACtcattgtgatgtcacaaaataaCATGCCCATTGGTACACGTCTTTATCTGAGATTCAAGGTggtaacagaaaaaaacttcCTCCTTTCAGTAGGTGAAGGTGAAAACATCCTCCTAGTtttaaactctgcacatgcataTTCTTGCGCTGTGAattcaaacatccaagtgaagtaacaacaagcaaaacacatttttgagtagaAGGGCACTTTAAGCATTTGTAATAAAagttatgcatttatttaatcaaaagaaAGATTCCATAGAGAGCCTGATATATTTTTCCACATGTACGTCCAGTACTGTAACTGATGGGATAAGAGTGATTTAGGGGGCCACAAATAGTGCAGTTAAAATAAACTCAGTGGCTTCAtaattcaaatgtacaaatctAACTCCATAATAACATCACAGCTAATATCGTCCCCTTGTGTCCCTAgaagtaaatgtgtaaaaatgtcttCCTCAGCTGCTGCAATATTGatgttttgtattattgtattgatATTTGACTTGATGTTGGCTAATTTGGGTTAGGATAAAACGTATTGAAGTTTTCATTCAACACTGAAACAATTTAGAAAACTACCTCATGTTTCAGTAGAAAACATTGTATCTGACAATTCACTGGTCCACAACGCCATCTGCTGGACAAAAGAATACTGACCTGGAGGGAGGGTGTtatattttgagaaaacatcTTAAGTCGTTctctgacattataaagtcaCACATTTTACGAGGGGAAAAAACTcgggaaaaaatgtgttttattctgccaagcaATCACATAGCCTCACTTTGCAACACTGCAGAGACGTCGCTTATCTTGTCTGATATGCTGATTCTGGGCTACGATAACAAGTGTAACCTATTTTTGTGTACTGTTATTTCTTAATTGTTGGCTAAGAGTCAATGTATGTTTTTTCCGGTTAAGCATTCACAgtgaagatgttttattttgaaggagtaGAACGGAAGTGAGTGTATGTTGTGAATGTGTGGCCGTGTTTTTACTTCATAACCTAAGTATGATCGTCTATAACGCTCAGTTACACAAGTATcccaactgaaaagtacaatgTGATCCATGGCAAGCATAATGCACGACAAGCGACGTCTCTCTAGTGTTGCGAGGTGAGGCTATGTGATTGCTTGGCAGAATACAATTTTCCACTTTGTAATATCAGAACATATCTGAGTTTTTTTATTCTCATAAAGGTATGAGTTTAAGCTCAGAAATTCTGAGTATTTTCTATCGAAATATTACCCCTCGTCCTCCaggtcagtttaaaaaaaaataaaaaaacaacaacaacaacatatggcCCTAAAACACCGTGGTAGATTTCTCATTAAGACAACACtcctttttattgtattgcaCAGTCTAAAAAAATCCATGCACCACTGCACTGAAACAAATAGAACaaaaattgtgaaataaataaataaataagaccaattgaattttttaaaaatctgaaaaaagctACACATGCCACACCAACATCCATTTTCAAGCAGCTCACAATACATAATAGATTTATGTACCATTTTCAAACCATGCCTATAATCACATAATTATCTCATTCTACTTCTAATGTGCCATTGAAGTGTTTCCTAAAAATcagattattaaatatatacaaacatataaaacatacttAAAACAATCAGAGGACTTTAAAATGCAAAGGCAGCTTATCATTCATTATTTCTAAATGACTGGACATTTCACCACTGTAAACATTTAACTGATAAATATACAGAAATGTCACTCCTCACAGGGCTTACATTGACTTGTTTTGGCAGTTTCACTGCGTAcgtaaatgtttttataataacCTGCACAAGAATATTACACTGAACATCACCAGGTTCACTACACCAGTAGGCTATCACATTTCTCCACATaccacaaaataaattaaaaatcaatgttAAATGTTACCCCTGTTGATCGTTTAAAGGTTTGTTCTTTAAGCACCACAGTCAGccgtttttaaaaaaggtttccTCGATGACCTCAGTGAACCTCTCCTtcatctgctgacggaagctgGCGTACCACTCCAGCAGCCTTCTCCTTCTGTCCACCCGCTGCTCCTggctcatccctctctccctctccaagATGGCTGGCAGTTCCTTCCAGTcgctgatgaagatgaagggtGCTCCTGCGGCTTTGAGGAGACGTAGTGGGGAGTTGGGCCCTGCCGCACAGGTGCCAGGTGTCTGTACATCTTCCACCACGGGTACTGAGCCGTAAGAGCATGCCTCGTAGATACGGTAACATTCTGTGTTGACCCCGACTGGGCAGAGTGTGAGCTCGCTCTGGGCCAGAGCTGTTTGATATTGTCTCAGACTGTCTGCTGTCTCTTGAGGGAGCCACCTAAAGCAAAAAGAGTGGAAAGGATATTTAAGCCAACAGCTACTTATGATAAACATACACAATAAATTCCAGTACTGTGCCAATAAGACTTTTCATGTTGTAGCTGTCTCTCAacttaattacaaaataataaataaataaaaaattggtgtttaaaatgacaaaatgagcaaaaatgtaGCTGCTGATTATACTCACATTCACTGATGTTATTACTGTTCAATGAAGACCTCAGCTGCCATTGCTGTTCTGCTAACTCTATATACATCTAAACATTCTCAAACTGCATTATGTAACACATGAAGGAAGGAACTGTGCAACAGTaagataaaatgtgtgtgttttcaaaacTGCTTACACTTAACTGCATGTTATTATAATGAAGACTGTGGCTTTTGCTTCCCATCACTTATATTGGAATTGCATCACAATTATGCATTCTGTATGGCATAcaagtattgttttattttacgtTAACctatcttttaaaacatttttctgactgTAGATGGCCCTCAACATATTTTACCTTCCCCCAAATTAAAATTTAGCACTTAAACTCATGAACATGTCTCAGCTGTCTCCAGGCCATCACTTGGATAAACCCAATGATGATTATCTGTGTTGATACAAcagccattttttaaatgtattgcacTACTTGTTGCATTTTACCTGAGGAGATCAACCTTAAACTCTGCAACTTGATCAAAGTTcttaaacttccccacacaagaccttgaaaataatttaaaacttGTTGAATTTAATTTGAACCAACAGTACTTTCATCATAACTATTCAAAAAGGCTTGCATGTGTTCAAAATGTCTAGGAAGGTgtgtaatacatttttgtattaatattcTTCACAtcagtctttttaaatgtatatgatATATGCAACAATATATTAAACTGTGTCAATATATTCATCCTAAACAATGAGTGAACATAACAATGACTCACTTCTCCCTGGCAGTGGTGATGCATTCCTTATCCAGGCCAGACTGTTTCAGCACCTGCATGAGTATTTCTCTGGAGGAATTTTTGTAAACAGTTCCTAGGAAATTGCAGAGGTATGGTCTGTTGGAAGTGATCATCTGAGCATTAGGCCTGATCATGGGAAACTGTCTGTATCTGCACAGGGACAAGAAAAACAGCCACGTAAAAgacaattaatttaaaaagagtgTTGAGCACCAAAGCACTAAtgatatacacatatatatatacacacaaacacgctaGACTACTAAGGGATGACATACGTGGCGACACCGAGAGGCCACTGGAAGACATCTTTGTCATTGACCCAGGGGCTGTCGTAAACCAGGAACAGCAGATCCACAAAGCCACCGTTTCTCTTTAAGTACGGGCCGATCCAGTCGTTGTTGCAGTGCTCGTTGCCCAGCAAGACCACGGCCACATGAGACACAGTGTGAGACTGTACCAGAGCGTGTACATGCTCCAACCACCGGATGGAGTATGACACCTTCTGCTGCTCGCGGCCattcagaaccagaaccaggctgtTCATATCCAGAGGGACGTGGCCCT from Scomber scombrus chromosome 6, fScoSco1.1, whole genome shotgun sequence includes these protein-coding regions:
- the rxylt1 gene encoding ribitol-5-phosphate xylosyltransferase 1, whose product is MKIPKRKLFLLIIFAYVAFSLYAAYNVFFSTKVISRVHRVVKKESAAHPGGVRGGGAAPFLAEDWNPWEDEQVDYNSALNKRREAFKQHLGQVNNNKPKRYKVQIWGKAAIGLYLWEHILEGPLNPTDKVAQWREGELQSEKIDFSFYTGPAVVQGHVPLDMNSLVLVLNGREQQKVSYSIRWLEHVHALVQSHTVSHVAVVLLGNEHCNNDWIGPYLKRNGGFVDLLFLVYDSPWVNDKDVFQWPLGVATYRQFPMIRPNAQMITSNRPYLCNFLGTVYKNSSREILMQVLKQSGLDKECITTAREKWLPQETADSLRQYQTALAQSELTLCPVGVNTECYRIYEACSYGSVPVVEDVQTPGTCAAGPNSPLRLLKAAGAPFIFISDWKELPAILERERGMSQEQRVDRRRRLLEWYASFRQQMKERFTEVIEETFFKNG